One window of the Archangium primigenium genome contains the following:
- a CDS encoding sensor histidine kinase, producing MNPRPSPREALLRMQRRNYFVGASALLGGLVLHCVVTRDVPPGLVGVQLLSIVSFCLMGLGVGAGWISMRWAGALAAGLSLVTTTFFVHLSGGPQSPYFQVFFVMPFILSVFSPDSRMPTLIAGGAGLGVVILLNALAGVPPERILLQSVSFTTLLALALFGTRMYRRMIEAQQAAHAERLQALDQLAESERLRARAERERSDVERLVLVGQLAAGVAHEVNNPLAYVKANLSHVRRQLGSAHEPLDRQEMEEVLGETQQGVLRIQQIVTDLRGFSRAGVMGEEERGQLEQAAQEARRLVSMRLREEGAVHLVLAPGLPEVRLGQRHMVQVLVNLLLNAADAVDMAQPPRRPHITVSARLAAEGVILWVDDNGPGIPPEVLARLFEPFFTTKPPGKGTGLGLALCREYVARVGGSLHAENHAAGGARFVLSLPTAATLPLAQA from the coding sequence ATGAACCCCCGCCCGTCGCCCCGTGAAGCCCTGCTGCGCATGCAGCGCCGCAACTACTTCGTTGGCGCGAGCGCGCTCCTGGGCGGACTGGTGCTGCACTGCGTGGTGACACGTGACGTCCCACCGGGGCTCGTGGGCGTGCAGTTGCTGAGCATCGTGAGCTTCTGCCTCATGGGCCTGGGCGTGGGCGCGGGGTGGATCAGCATGCGCTGGGCGGGAGCGCTCGCCGCCGGCCTGTCCCTGGTGACCACCACCTTCTTCGTCCACCTGAGTGGCGGGCCGCAGAGCCCCTACTTCCAGGTGTTCTTCGTGATGCCCTTCATCCTGTCGGTGTTCTCCCCCGACAGCCGCATGCCCACGCTCATCGCCGGAGGCGCGGGACTCGGCGTGGTCATCCTGCTCAACGCGCTGGCCGGAGTGCCCCCCGAGCGCATCCTCCTGCAGTCGGTGAGCTTCACCACGCTCCTGGCCCTGGCCCTCTTCGGCACGCGCATGTACCGGCGCATGATCGAGGCGCAGCAGGCGGCGCACGCGGAGCGGCTCCAGGCGTTGGATCAGCTCGCGGAGAGCGAGCGGCTGCGGGCGCGCGCCGAGCGCGAACGCTCGGACGTGGAGCGGCTCGTGCTGGTGGGCCAGCTCGCCGCGGGCGTGGCGCACGAGGTGAACAACCCCCTGGCGTACGTGAAGGCCAACCTGAGCCACGTGCGACGCCAGCTCGGCAGTGCCCACGAGCCCCTCGACCGGCAGGAGATGGAGGAGGTGCTCGGCGAGACCCAGCAGGGCGTGCTGCGCATCCAGCAGATCGTCACGGACCTGCGGGGCTTCTCGCGCGCGGGGGTGATGGGCGAGGAGGAGCGGGGCCAGCTGGAGCAAGCGGCGCAGGAGGCCCGGCGGCTCGTCTCCATGCGGCTGCGCGAGGAGGGCGCGGTCCACCTGGTGCTCGCCCCGGGACTGCCCGAGGTGCGCCTGGGCCAGCGCCACATGGTGCAGGTGCTGGTGAACCTGCTGCTCAACGCGGCCGATGCGGTGGACATGGCCCAGCCCCCCCGCCGCCCCCACATCACCGTGAGCGCGCGGCTCGCGGCGGAGGGGGTCATCCTCTGGGTGGACGACAACGGTCCGGGCATTCCCCCCGAGGTGCTGGCGCGCCTCTTCGAGCCCTTCTTCACCACCAAGCCCCCGGGCAAGGGCACGGGACTGGGACTCGCCCTGTGCCGCGAGTACGTGGCCCGGGTGGGCGGCTCCCTGCACGCGGAGAACCACGCCGCGGGCGGCGCCCGCTTCGTGCTGAGCCTGCCCACCGCGGCGACGCTCCCGCTCGCCCAGGCCTGA
- a CDS encoding histidine phosphatase family protein, producing the protein MKKPSVLVLVRHGETAWSRSGQHTGRTDIPLLDEGRQMATRLREPLRAWTFAAVWTSPLSRASETCALAGFGDVAAPRPDLMEWDYGAYEGKTKDEIRAHRPDWRIWTDGVPQGESPQDVGARVDRVIAEARAVDGAVLVFAHSHLLRVLGARWLGLPPGDGRFFVLGTAAISVVALDPDSRQPVIQRWNDTSHLAPG; encoded by the coding sequence ATGAAGAAGCCGTCCGTGCTCGTCCTGGTCCGCCATGGGGAAACCGCCTGGAGCCGCAGCGGCCAGCATACCGGCCGCACGGACATTCCCTTGCTCGACGAGGGGCGTCAGATGGCGACGCGGCTGCGCGAGCCCTTGCGTGCGTGGACCTTCGCCGCCGTGTGGACCAGCCCCCTGAGCCGCGCGAGCGAGACGTGCGCCCTGGCGGGCTTTGGGGACGTGGCCGCGCCGCGCCCGGATCTGATGGAGTGGGACTACGGCGCGTACGAGGGCAAGACGAAGGACGAGATCCGCGCCCACCGGCCCGACTGGCGCATCTGGACGGACGGCGTGCCCCAGGGCGAGTCGCCCCAGGACGTGGGCGCCCGCGTGGATCGCGTCATCGCCGAGGCCCGCGCCGTGGACGGCGCGGTGCTCGTCTTCGCCCACAGCCACCTGCTGCGGGTGCTCGGCGCGCGCTGGCTCGGCCTGCCGCCGGGCGACGGGCGCTTCTTCGTGCTCGGCACCGCGGCGATCAGCGTGGTGGCGCTCGACCCGGACTCCCGCCAGCCCGTCATCCAGCGCTGGAACGACACGTCCCACCTGGCTCCCGGCTAG
- a CDS encoding efflux RND transporter permease subunit, with product MRFPVDFDGAMGRFARLSYQRPGRVLLGALLVALLAAGFAARLGFHGSFVELLPSHTVEVSDLEAVSQKAGGDGYLVLRAQGAAPEELRRFAHALAPRLETLEEVRYVEYRYDTRFFADRALLLLSAPQLKGLREDLEEALRQQKLAANPLFVSLDDTPPLTFEEIARKHTPKLGVSEYLTSPDGRELYLFVKPAGVAGDLVFAQELVAAVQATSDAVAKDFPGVRTDATGTHVLRIEEDRRMREDLTRASMLSGLIAAAIVALSCRRLTALAVVGAPVGAGLLVTFAVVQVTIGYLNIITGFLVAILIGLGIEYGLHLFLRYAEERRELPAEAALVAAIQGTWAGALTSACTNAAAFAALTLAQFQAFAQFGWIAASGVMCTVLATYLLGPALVALTERLRPSRAAAPLPHRPRRSAPRPVPRMLLVGIVVGVGAIVAYSASVAHTVGFEPNMRKLRGEFAATRLDDHIISQLGRRHSPTVFLSPDVAQAGQLATTLRDLEARHGKDRTFADVVSLNDFLPRQGADVEAERAALRAFMDDLPESARTSDRLRPALDRLETLLAAKPYGVEAVPSEVRRRFTALDGAGSFVMAFKRESLSDTDALHRFGAQMDELREVARARGLDMKVLDSNLIAYRIFELVRKDGPGLLLAAGLAVFAMMAMSLRSLRRAGLVAGPLYVGLACLPAAMHLYGLKLNFINAVVLPNLLAIAVDNAVHLYHRYREEGPGSLAHVVRTTGVAAVVATLSNAAGYGALLTARHPGLKSIGELALLGVACAFLGTTVLFPALLALLERQPPGSRLEEDERLLPLPAEPEEEVQRSA from the coding sequence GTGCGTTTCCCTGTGGACTTCGACGGTGCAATGGGGCGCTTCGCCCGACTGTCCTACCAACGGCCAGGACGGGTGCTCCTGGGCGCCCTCCTGGTGGCGCTCCTGGCGGCGGGGTTCGCCGCGCGCCTGGGCTTCCATGGCTCATTCGTGGAGCTGTTGCCCTCGCACACCGTGGAGGTGAGCGACCTGGAGGCGGTGTCCCAGAAGGCCGGAGGGGATGGCTACCTCGTGCTCCGGGCCCAGGGCGCGGCGCCCGAGGAGCTGCGCCGCTTCGCCCACGCGCTCGCGCCTCGGCTGGAGACGCTGGAGGAGGTGCGCTACGTCGAGTACCGCTACGACACGCGCTTCTTCGCGGACCGCGCCCTGCTGCTCTTGTCCGCGCCCCAGCTCAAGGGCCTGCGCGAGGACCTGGAGGAGGCGCTGCGGCAGCAGAAGCTCGCGGCCAACCCGCTGTTCGTGTCGCTGGACGACACGCCGCCGCTCACCTTCGAGGAGATCGCGCGCAAGCACACGCCCAAGCTCGGGGTGAGCGAGTACCTCACGTCCCCGGACGGGCGCGAGCTGTACCTCTTCGTCAAGCCGGCGGGCGTCGCGGGTGACCTGGTGTTCGCCCAGGAGCTGGTGGCCGCGGTGCAGGCCACGAGCGACGCGGTGGCCAAGGACTTCCCCGGCGTGCGCACGGACGCCACGGGCACGCACGTGCTGCGCATCGAGGAGGATCGGCGCATGCGCGAGGACCTCACGCGCGCCTCCATGCTCTCGGGCCTCATCGCCGCGGCGATCGTCGCCCTGTCGTGCCGGCGCCTCACCGCGCTGGCGGTGGTGGGCGCGCCCGTGGGCGCGGGCCTGCTCGTCACCTTCGCCGTGGTGCAGGTGACCATCGGCTACCTCAACATCATCACCGGCTTCCTGGTGGCCATCCTCATCGGCCTGGGCATCGAGTACGGCCTGCACCTGTTCCTGCGCTACGCCGAGGAGCGTCGCGAGCTGCCCGCCGAGGCCGCGCTGGTGGCCGCCATCCAGGGCACCTGGGCCGGCGCGCTCACCTCCGCCTGCACCAACGCCGCCGCCTTCGCCGCGCTCACGCTCGCCCAGTTCCAGGCCTTCGCCCAGTTCGGGTGGATCGCCGCCTCGGGCGTGATGTGCACCGTGCTGGCCACCTACCTGCTGGGCCCCGCGCTCGTCGCCCTCACCGAGCGCCTGCGGCCCTCGCGCGCCGCGGCGCCCCTGCCGCACCGGCCCCGCCGCTCGGCCCCGCGGCCCGTGCCCCGCATGCTGCTGGTGGGCATCGTGGTGGGCGTGGGCGCCATCGTGGCCTACTCGGCCTCGGTGGCCCACACGGTCGGCTTCGAGCCCAACATGCGCAAGCTGCGCGGGGAGTTCGCCGCCACGCGCCTGGACGATCACATCATCTCGCAGCTGGGTCGGCGCCACTCGCCCACCGTCTTCCTGTCGCCGGACGTGGCCCAGGCGGGTCAGCTCGCCACCACGCTGCGCGACCTGGAGGCCCGGCACGGCAAGGACCGCACGTTCGCCGACGTGGTGTCGCTCAATGACTTCCTGCCCCGTCAGGGCGCGGACGTGGAGGCCGAGCGCGCCGCGCTGCGCGCCTTCATGGACGACCTGCCCGAGAGCGCCCGGACGTCGGACCGGCTGCGTCCGGCGTTGGATCGGCTGGAGACGCTGCTCGCCGCGAAGCCCTACGGCGTGGAGGCCGTGCCCTCGGAGGTGCGCCGCCGCTTCACGGCGCTGGATGGCGCGGGCAGCTTCGTGATGGCCTTCAAGCGCGAGTCCCTGTCGGACACGGACGCGCTGCACCGCTTCGGCGCGCAGATGGACGAGTTGCGCGAGGTGGCGCGGGCGCGCGGCCTGGACATGAAGGTGCTCGACTCCAACCTCATCGCCTACCGCATCTTCGAGCTGGTGCGGAAGGACGGCCCGGGCCTCTTGCTGGCCGCGGGGCTGGCGGTGTTCGCGATGATGGCCATGAGCCTGCGCAGCCTGCGGCGCGCGGGCCTGGTGGCGGGGCCGCTGTACGTGGGGCTCGCGTGCCTGCCCGCGGCGATGCACCTGTACGGCCTCAAGCTCAACTTCATCAACGCGGTGGTGCTGCCCAACCTGCTGGCCATCGCGGTGGACAACGCGGTGCACCTCTACCACCGCTACCGCGAGGAGGGCCCCGGCTCGCTCGCCCACGTGGTGCGCACCACGGGCGTGGCGGCGGTGGTGGCCACCCTGTCCAACGCGGCCGGCTACGGCGCGCTGCTCACCGCGCGCCACCCGGGGCTCAAGTCCATCGGCGAGCTGGCCCTGCTGGGCGTGGCCTGTGCCTTCCTCGGCACCACCGTGCTCTTCCCCGCGCTGCTCGCGCTGCTCGAGCGCCAGCCCCCGGGCTCGCGCCTGGAGGAGGACGAGCGCCTGCTGCCGCTGCCGGCCGAGCCGGAAGAGGAAGTCCAGCGCTCCGCCTGA
- a CDS encoding tannase/feruloyl esterase family alpha/beta hydrolase encodes MSPLPGASRSTLATLLLGVAACTHSPSAAPEARAPDCERLAALAVQGATLTQATRVPAQGPVPEYCRVRGELPPSLHFEVRLPTGWNGRTVYNGGGGYDGVIFPADENLARGYASVASDGGHTGTPAQGAFALEPGPLEDFASLSVHRVLPVARALIRAHYGQDATKTYFEGCSNGGREGLIAAQRWPEDFDGLVIHAPAHDFVSLMLAFNQHAQRLALPGALPSRAQLSHLGQAMLAACDAKDGLADGIVSHPGCAFDPGVLQCQGPERDTCLTPAQVASARALAAPVVVDGQVLYPGWPVGDAEDPGGWAAWRLEPGDFERSAGQVLSRELIRYFITRDPGFDPLRFQPGAWRERIAEVTAQVSALDPDLSRFRARGGKLILRHGSADGIISSRGTDAYYEAVVRAAGGQAQADTFVEYFPAPGVHHCGGIPGPGPNQVDWLSALETWVERGVPPSRTPLLAHTPDATGAPVLSRPVCKYPLYPRYSGAGNPNLADSFTCVAP; translated from the coding sequence ATGTCCCCGCTCCCCGGCGCCTCGCGCTCCACCCTCGCCACGCTGCTGCTGGGCGTGGCCGCCTGCACCCACTCCCCCTCCGCCGCTCCCGAGGCCCGCGCCCCCGACTGCGAGCGCCTCGCCGCCCTCGCCGTGCAGGGCGCCACGCTCACCCAGGCCACGCGCGTGCCCGCCCAGGGGCCCGTGCCGGAGTACTGCCGGGTGCGGGGCGAGCTGCCGCCCTCGCTCCACTTCGAGGTGCGGCTGCCCACCGGGTGGAATGGCCGCACCGTCTACAATGGGGGGGGCGGCTATGACGGCGTCATCTTCCCCGCGGACGAGAACCTCGCCCGGGGCTATGCCTCGGTCGCCTCGGATGGTGGCCACACCGGCACACCCGCCCAGGGCGCGTTCGCGCTGGAGCCCGGGCCGCTCGAGGACTTCGCCTCCCTGTCCGTGCACCGCGTGCTGCCCGTGGCCCGGGCCCTCATCCGCGCGCACTACGGCCAGGACGCCACGAAGACGTATTTCGAGGGCTGCTCCAACGGCGGGCGCGAGGGGCTCATCGCCGCCCAGCGCTGGCCCGAGGACTTCGACGGCCTCGTCATCCACGCGCCCGCGCACGACTTCGTGTCGCTGATGCTCGCGTTCAACCAGCACGCCCAGCGGCTCGCGCTCCCGGGCGCCCTGCCCTCGCGCGCCCAGCTCTCGCACCTGGGCCAGGCGATGCTCGCCGCCTGTGACGCGAAGGACGGCCTCGCCGACGGCATCGTCTCCCACCCCGGCTGCGCGTTCGACCCCGGCGTCCTCCAGTGCCAGGGCCCGGAGCGCGACACGTGCCTGACGCCCGCCCAGGTGGCCTCGGCCCGCGCGCTCGCCGCCCCCGTGGTGGTCGACGGGCAGGTGCTCTACCCGGGCTGGCCGGTGGGAGACGCGGAGGATCCGGGCGGCTGGGCCGCGTGGCGGCTGGAGCCGGGCGACTTCGAGCGCTCGGCGGGCCAGGTCCTCTCGCGCGAGCTCATCCGCTACTTCATCACCCGGGACCCCGGCTTCGACCCGCTGCGCTTCCAGCCCGGCGCGTGGCGCGAGCGCATCGCGGAGGTGACGGCCCAGGTGTCCGCGCTCGACCCGGACCTGAGCCGCTTCCGGGCGCGGGGCGGCAAGCTCATCCTCCGGCACGGGAGCGCCGACGGCATCATCAGCTCGCGCGGCACGGACGCGTACTACGAGGCCGTGGTGCGCGCGGCGGGAGGACAGGCCCAGGCGGACACCTTCGTGGAGTACTTCCCCGCCCCGGGCGTCCACCACTGCGGCGGCATCCCCGGCCCGGGCCCCAACCAGGTGGACTGGCTCTCCGCGCTGGAGACCTGGGTGGAGCGCGGCGTGCCCCCCTCGCGCACCCCGCTCCTCGCCCACACGCCGGATGCCACGGGCGCGCCCGTCCTCTCCCGCCCCGTCTGCAAGTACCCGCTCTATCCGCGCTACTCCGGCGCCGGCAATCCGAACCTCGCGGACAGTTTCACCTGCGTGGCGCCCTGA
- a CDS encoding MGH1-like glycoside hydrolase domain-containing protein, translated as MPAPRIAAAALLAATTAGVAGSAWAINAPTVYARNPTGGTAFLDHTALLGGINDKPWFEANIPFLEVPDRQIQEVYYYRWQTYKEHLVYTGAEYGYLSNEFLTPVFYGAPYGGIVAAAGHHIHEGRWLRDQQYVKDVINYWLAGPGQFPKPMVESVNPNTSDWAHEYSFWAASSVWQHYLVTGDKAFVVAQLPNLIKQYRGWDNHFNATLGLYWQVPVWDATELTPASYESPDPYHGGAGYRPTLNAYQYGDARAIAQIAGLAGDTATTTEYNNRADALRTATRARLWDASRNFYYHMHRDNNPGYTLLGTREEHGFVPWMFHLPQASDATAFAQLLDPQGFAATYGPTTVERRSKWFNHEANKGCCRWTGPSWPYETSQTLTGLANLLIDYPAQTTITAANYVQLLRGYAATQYKNGVPYVAEAHDADANTWIYDGAGHSEDYNHSTYTDNVISGLLGVRGQADDTLTLKPLAPATWDYFALENLPYHGHNVTVLWDRLGTRYGQGVGLHVFVDGARVATQTGLGAVTVTVGAPLVQSNGGGKVNIAANGQRIAYKAQPFASYTFGGAGDNAWNAIDGLVFRNGIPQNTRWTTYATAQASDHFGVRYQHPITTSDVRLYFYDDGGGVRTPRSYDLQYWTGGAWASVPGQTRTPSAPTATTVNHITFPPLTTTQLRVVAPNAGGGTGWGLSEFEVWSAPVFLLQNVNSGKLMGIAAASQDNSAQVQQYADNGTLDHQWELVDAGGGWFKVLNLNSGLVLAVQGASQALSARIQQHQDSGTNDQLWRFVDAGGGQFKILNRHSGLVLGVDGMSKADSANVVQFSDNGTSDHLWRVEPAWQPRLFQDDFEGNTTQQWSPQLGTWSLCRPVSTEYCATGTGDNLTLGGSAGWRAYTMDASVLAHNAPLNAGIALIARAQDATHYYQAEFKRTSAGYTWAVSKNNGGTWTLLAGGLYPWPSGAGQYMNIRFSVQGDALTMGVWQPGGTWQTLGTGRDAQYASGRIGLRTWGGLTGGFDIVNVHGG; from the coding sequence CGCCGCCGCCCTGCTCGCCGCCACGACCGCTGGCGTGGCGGGTTCGGCCTGGGCGATCAACGCGCCCACCGTCTACGCGCGCAATCCCACGGGAGGCACGGCCTTCCTCGATCACACCGCGCTCCTGGGCGGCATCAACGACAAGCCGTGGTTCGAGGCCAACATCCCCTTCCTCGAGGTGCCGGACCGGCAGATCCAGGAGGTCTATTACTACCGCTGGCAGACCTACAAGGAGCACCTGGTCTACACGGGCGCGGAGTACGGCTACCTGTCCAACGAGTTCCTCACGCCGGTGTTCTACGGCGCGCCCTACGGCGGCATCGTCGCGGCGGCCGGGCACCACATCCACGAGGGCCGCTGGCTGAGGGATCAGCAGTACGTGAAGGACGTCATCAACTACTGGCTCGCGGGGCCCGGACAGTTCCCCAAGCCCATGGTCGAGTCGGTGAACCCGAACACCTCGGACTGGGCCCACGAGTACAGCTTCTGGGCCGCCAGCTCGGTGTGGCAGCACTACCTGGTCACCGGGGACAAGGCGTTCGTGGTCGCCCAGCTGCCCAACCTGATCAAGCAGTACCGGGGTTGGGACAACCACTTCAATGCCACGCTGGGCCTCTACTGGCAGGTGCCCGTCTGGGACGCCACCGAGCTCACGCCCGCGTCCTACGAGAGCCCGGACCCCTACCACGGCGGAGCCGGCTACCGGCCCACCCTCAATGCCTATCAGTATGGGGATGCGCGGGCCATCGCCCAGATCGCCGGGCTCGCGGGCGACACGGCCACCACCACCGAGTACAACAACCGGGCGGACGCGCTCAGGACCGCGACCCGGGCCCGGCTGTGGGACGCGAGCCGGAATTTCTATTACCACATGCACCGCGACAACAACCCGGGCTACACCCTGCTCGGCACGCGCGAGGAGCATGGCTTCGTGCCGTGGATGTTCCACCTGCCCCAGGCCTCGGACGCCACCGCGTTCGCCCAGCTGCTCGATCCGCAGGGCTTCGCCGCGACCTACGGGCCCACCACCGTCGAGCGGCGCAGCAAGTGGTTCAACCACGAGGCCAACAAGGGCTGCTGCCGCTGGACCGGCCCGTCCTGGCCCTATGAGACCTCGCAGACCCTGACGGGTCTGGCCAACCTGCTCATCGACTATCCCGCCCAGACGACGATCACCGCCGCGAACTACGTCCAACTGCTCCGGGGCTACGCGGCGACGCAGTACAAGAACGGCGTCCCCTACGTCGCCGAGGCGCACGACGCCGACGCCAACACGTGGATCTACGATGGCGCCGGGCACAGCGAGGACTACAACCACTCGACCTACACCGACAACGTCATCTCCGGGCTCCTCGGCGTGCGCGGCCAGGCCGACGACACGCTGACGCTCAAGCCGCTCGCCCCCGCGACCTGGGACTACTTCGCGCTGGAGAACCTCCCGTACCACGGCCACAACGTCACCGTGCTGTGGGACCGGCTGGGCACGCGCTACGGCCAGGGCGTGGGTCTGCACGTCTTCGTGGATGGCGCGCGGGTCGCCACCCAGACGGGCCTGGGCGCCGTCACCGTCACCGTGGGCGCGCCGCTCGTGCAGTCCAACGGCGGGGGCAAGGTGAACATCGCCGCCAACGGCCAGCGCATCGCCTACAAGGCGCAGCCGTTCGCGTCGTACACGTTCGGGGGCGCCGGGGACAACGCCTGGAACGCGATCGACGGCCTCGTCTTCCGCAACGGCATTCCCCAGAACACCCGCTGGACGACCTACGCCACCGCGCAGGCGAGCGATCACTTCGGCGTGAGGTACCAGCACCCCATCACCACCTCGGACGTCCGGCTGTACTTCTATGACGACGGCGGGGGCGTGCGCACGCCCCGGAGCTATGACTTGCAGTACTGGACCGGCGGCGCCTGGGCGAGCGTGCCCGGGCAGACGCGCACGCCCTCGGCGCCCACGGCCACCACGGTCAATCACATCACCTTCCCGCCGCTGACCACGACCCAGCTGCGCGTGGTCGCGCCCAACGCCGGAGGCGGCACCGGCTGGGGCCTCAGCGAGTTCGAGGTCTGGTCGGCGCCCGTCTTCCTCCTGCAGAACGTCAACAGCGGCAAGCTCATGGGCATCGCCGCGGCGTCCCAGGACAACAGCGCCCAGGTGCAGCAGTACGCCGACAACGGGACGCTGGACCACCAGTGGGAGCTGGTCGACGCGGGCGGCGGTTGGTTCAAGGTCCTCAACCTCAACAGTGGCCTGGTGCTCGCCGTCCAGGGCGCCTCCCAGGCCCTGAGCGCGCGGATCCAGCAGCACCAGGACAGCGGGACGAACGATCAGCTCTGGCGCTTCGTCGACGCGGGCGGCGGACAGTTCAAGATCCTCAACCGCCACAGCGGGCTCGTGCTGGGCGTGGACGGCATGTCGAAGGCGGACAGCGCCAACGTGGTGCAGTTCAGCGACAACGGCACCAGCGATCACCTCTGGCGGGTGGAGCCGGCCTGGCAGCCCCGGCTCTTCCAGGACGACTTCGAGGGCAACACGACCCAGCAGTGGTCGCCGCAGCTCGGCACCTGGTCGCTGTGCCGCCCCGTCTCCACCGAGTACTGCGCCACCGGAACCGGCGACAACCTCACGCTCGGGGGCAGTGCCGGCTGGCGGGCGTACACGATGGACGCCTCGGTGCTCGCCCACAACGCGCCCCTCAACGCCGGCATCGCGCTGATCGCCCGGGCCCAGGACGCGACCCACTACTACCAGGCGGAGTTCAAGCGCACGAGCGCCGGCTACACGTGGGCGGTGTCGAAGAACAACGGCGGCACGTGGACCCTCCTGGCTGGCGGCCTCTACCCCTGGCCGTCCGGCGCGGGCCAGTACATGAACATCCGCTTCTCGGTGCAGGGCGATGCGTTGACGATGGGCGTCTGGCAGCCCGGCGGGACGTGGCAGACGCTGGGCACCGGCCGCGATGCGCAGTACGCCTCCGGCCGGATCGGCCTGCGCACCTGGGGCGGACTCACGGGCGGCTTCGACATCGTGAATGTCCACGGCGGCTGA